Proteins encoded within one genomic window of Streptomyces rubradiris:
- a CDS encoding MFS transporter → MTSPLTTSAAPSPAVRWTPRLWGTLLVLCAAMFLDALDVSMVGVALPSIGSELHLSTSTLQWVVSGYILGYGGLLLLGGRTADLLGRRQVFLTALAVFALASLLGGLVDSGPLLIASRFVKGLSAAFTAPAGLSIITTTFPEGPLRNRALSIYTTCAATGYSLGLVFSGLLTEASWRFTMLLPAPVALIALFVGMRLLPRSERERGHGGYDVPGAVLGTASMLLLVFTVVQAPESGWASARTILSFAAVAVMLIVFVLVERRSPSPLIRLGVLRSGSQVRAQLGALTFVGSYTGFQFLVTLYMQQVLGWSALHTALAFLPAGALVALSATKVGTVIDRFGTGRLIVLGFVMMTAGYALFLRIDLNPVYASVILPTMLLVGAGFALSYPSLNVQATNGVDEDEQGMVSGLLNTSVQVGGAIFLAVVTAVVTAHAPENATPQAVLDSYRPGLIVVTIVAVVGLLLSLSGLRRSRPAHSVVVARSTVREADADRVPVRD, encoded by the coding sequence ATGACTTCTCCGCTCACCACCTCCGCGGCCCCGTCCCCGGCCGTGCGCTGGACTCCCCGGCTGTGGGGCACCCTCCTGGTGCTGTGCGCCGCGATGTTCCTGGACGCGCTGGACGTGTCGATGGTCGGCGTCGCACTGCCGTCCATAGGCTCGGAACTCCACCTGTCCACGTCGACCCTGCAATGGGTCGTCAGCGGCTACATCCTGGGCTACGGCGGCCTGCTCCTCCTCGGCGGCCGGACCGCCGACCTGCTCGGCCGGCGCCAGGTGTTCCTGACGGCGCTCGCCGTCTTCGCCCTGGCCTCGCTGCTCGGCGGGCTGGTGGACTCCGGCCCGCTGCTGATCGCGAGCCGCTTCGTCAAGGGCCTCAGCGCGGCCTTCACGGCACCGGCCGGCCTGTCGATCATCACCACCACGTTCCCGGAGGGACCGCTGCGCAACCGGGCCCTGTCGATCTACACCACCTGCGCCGCCACCGGCTACTCCCTGGGCCTCGTCTTCTCCGGCCTGCTCACCGAGGCCAGCTGGCGGTTCACCATGCTGCTCCCGGCGCCGGTCGCGCTGATCGCCCTGTTCGTGGGCATGAGGCTGCTGCCGCGCAGCGAGCGGGAACGCGGCCACGGCGGCTACGACGTCCCGGGCGCCGTGCTCGGCACCGCCTCGATGCTGCTGCTGGTCTTCACCGTCGTCCAGGCGCCCGAGTCCGGGTGGGCGTCGGCCCGCACGATCCTGTCCTTCGCCGCCGTGGCCGTCATGCTGATCGTGTTCGTCCTCGTCGAGCGGCGCAGCCCCAGCCCGCTGATCCGGCTCGGGGTGCTGCGCTCCGGCTCCCAGGTCCGGGCCCAGCTCGGCGCGCTGACCTTCGTCGGCAGCTACACGGGCTTCCAGTTCCTGGTCACGCTGTACATGCAGCAGGTGCTGGGCTGGTCCGCCCTGCACACGGCGCTGGCGTTCCTGCCGGCGGGTGCGCTGGTGGCGCTCTCGGCGACCAAGGTCGGCACCGTCATCGACCGGTTCGGCACGGGGCGGCTGATCGTGCTGGGCTTCGTCATGATGACGGCCGGGTACGCGCTGTTCCTGCGCATCGACCTCAACCCGGTCTACGCGTCCGTGATCCTGCCGACCATGCTGCTGGTCGGCGCGGGCTTCGCCCTGTCCTACCCGTCCCTCAACGTCCAGGCCACCAACGGGGTGGACGAGGACGAGCAGGGCATGGTCTCCGGTCTGCTGAACACCTCGGTGCAGGTGGGCGGCGCGATCTTCCTGGCCGTGGTGACGGCGGTGGTCACCGCGCACGCCCCCGAGAACGCCACCCCGCAGGCCGTCCTGGACAGCTACCGGCCCGGTCTCATCGTCGTCACGATCGTCGCCGTCGTGGGTCTGCTGCTGTCGCTCAGCGGACTGCGCCGGTCCCGGCCGGCCCACTCCGTCGTGGTCGCCAGGTCCACCGTGAGGGAGGCGGACGCCGACCGGGTACCGGTCCGCGACTAA
- a CDS encoding DUF6332 family protein, whose protein sequence is MDVHGGRRSQAERDAMTVEIGYALVSAAFAAAVLFGAVAGPALLFDLPGPLSTVLLRLGLVVAPLVFTARVVSVLLRFHRSAQPGRPGPDS, encoded by the coding sequence ATGGACGTGCACGGGGGCCGCCGCAGCCAGGCGGAGCGGGACGCGATGACGGTCGAGATCGGGTACGCGCTGGTCAGCGCCGCGTTCGCGGCGGCGGTGCTGTTCGGGGCCGTGGCCGGGCCCGCGCTCCTCTTCGACCTGCCCGGCCCGCTGTCCACGGTGCTGCTCCGGCTGGGCCTGGTGGTCGCGCCGCTCGTGTTCACGGCCCGGGTGGTCAGCGTCCTGCTGCGTTTCCACCGGTCGGCCCAGCCCGGCCGGCCCGGCCCGGACTCGTAG
- a CDS encoding geranylgeranyl reductase family protein produces MSGENSSADDVRRVWDVVVVGAGPAGASAAYAAAVAGRRVLLLEKAELPRYKTCGGGIIGPSRDALPPGFELPFRDRVHAVTFSHNGRFTRTRRSKQMLFGLINRPEFDQQLVEHAQKAGAELRTGVTVQRVEQHGSAVPDRRTVAVVLQGGETVLARAVVGADGSASRIGAHVGVKLEQVDLGLEAEIPVPETVAEDWKGRVLIDWGPLPGSYGWVFPKGDTLTVGVISARGEGAATKRYLEDFIARLGLAGFEPSLSSGHLTRCRADDSPLSRGRVLVCGDAAGLLEPWTREGISFALRSGRLAGEWAVRIAEAHDAVDTRRQALNYAFAIKAGLGVEMSVGKRLLSVFERRPGLFHAALTGFRPAWRAFRDITTGATSLAEIVRSRPIAQRALTALDRRPAPPAEPAAKEPVGS; encoded by the coding sequence GTGAGCGGCGAGAACTCTTCAGCGGACGACGTGCGGCGCGTGTGGGACGTCGTCGTGGTGGGCGCGGGCCCGGCGGGCGCCTCGGCCGCCTACGCGGCGGCGGTCGCGGGACGGCGTGTGCTGTTGCTGGAGAAGGCCGAGCTGCCGCGGTACAAGACGTGCGGCGGCGGCATCATCGGCCCCTCGCGCGACGCGCTGCCGCCCGGCTTCGAACTGCCCTTCCGGGACCGGGTGCACGCCGTCACGTTCTCCCACAACGGCCGCTTCACCCGGACCCGCCGCTCCAAGCAGATGCTGTTCGGCCTGATCAACCGGCCGGAGTTCGACCAGCAGCTGGTCGAGCACGCCCAGAAGGCGGGCGCCGAGCTGCGTACGGGCGTCACGGTCCAGCGGGTCGAGCAGCACGGCTCGGCGGTGCCGGACCGGCGCACGGTCGCCGTCGTCCTCCAGGGCGGGGAGACGGTGCTGGCCCGCGCGGTCGTCGGCGCCGACGGCAGCGCCAGCCGGATAGGAGCCCACGTCGGTGTGAAGCTCGAACAGGTCGACCTCGGCCTGGAGGCGGAGATCCCGGTGCCGGAGACCGTCGCCGAGGACTGGAAGGGACGGGTCCTCATCGACTGGGGGCCGCTGCCGGGCAGTTACGGCTGGGTGTTCCCGAAGGGCGACACGCTGACCGTCGGCGTGATCTCCGCACGCGGTGAAGGAGCCGCCACCAAGCGGTACCTGGAGGATTTCATCGCCCGGCTGGGTCTCGCCGGGTTCGAGCCGTCCCTCTCCTCCGGGCATCTGACCCGCTGCCGCGCCGACGACTCGCCGCTGTCCCGGGGCCGGGTCCTGGTCTGCGGCGACGCGGCGGGCCTGCTGGAGCCCTGGACCCGCGAGGGCATCTCCTTCGCGCTGCGCTCGGGCCGGCTGGCGGGGGAGTGGGCGGTGCGCATCGCCGAGGCGCACGACGCGGTGGACACCCGGCGCCAGGCCCTGAACTACGCGTTCGCGATCAAGGCAGGGCTCGGTGTCGAGATGAGCGTCGGCAAGCGCCTGCTGTCCGTGTTCGAGCGGCGTCCGGGCCTGTTCCACGCGGCGCTCACCGGCTTCCGTCCGGCATGGCGGGCGTTCCGGGACATCACCACGGGCGCCACCTCCCTCGCCGAGATCGTCCGCTCCCGCCCGATCGCCCAGCGCGCCCTGACCGCGCTCGACCGCCGCCCGGCACCTCCGGCGGAGCCCGCCGCAAAGGAGCCGGTCGGTTCCTGA
- a CDS encoding dipeptidase — MPLNPLAETVASLLPRAKAELAELVAFRSVADFSQFPRSESEAAAGWIADALRAEGFTDVALLDTPDGTQSVYGYLPGPEGAKTVLLYAHYDVQPPLDEAGWATPPFELTERDGRWYGRGTADCKGGFIMHLLALRALKANGGVPVHVKVIVEGSEEQGTGGLERYAEQHPELLAADTIVIGDAGNFRAGLPTVTSTLRGTILVRVRVDTLAGNLHSGQFGGAAPDALGALIRALDSLRGEDGSTTIDGLDATARWDGLEYTEEQFRADAKVLDGVGLIGDGSVADRLWARPAVTVLGIDCPPVVGATPSVQAGAGALVNLRVPPGTDTAEATKLLQAHIEAHTPWGARVTTEPIGQGQPFRADTASPAYRAMAEAMAVAYPGETMQYAGQGGTIPLCNTLAALYPRAEILLIGLSEPEAQIHAVNESVCPEELERLSVAEAQFLRNYAAG, encoded by the coding sequence ATGCCGTTGAATCCGCTCGCCGAGACCGTCGCCTCGCTGCTGCCCCGGGCGAAGGCGGAGCTGGCCGAACTGGTCGCCTTCAGGTCGGTGGCGGACTTCTCACAGTTCCCGAGGAGCGAGAGCGAGGCCGCCGCCGGCTGGATCGCCGACGCGCTGCGGGCCGAGGGATTCACGGACGTGGCCCTGCTGGACACCCCCGACGGCACCCAGTCGGTGTACGGCTACCTGCCGGGACCGGAGGGCGCCAAGACGGTCCTGCTCTACGCGCACTACGACGTGCAGCCCCCGCTGGACGAGGCCGGCTGGGCCACTCCGCCGTTCGAGCTGACCGAGCGCGACGGCCGCTGGTACGGCCGCGGGACCGCCGACTGCAAGGGCGGGTTCATCATGCACCTGCTCGCCCTGCGCGCCCTGAAGGCGAACGGCGGCGTCCCGGTGCACGTGAAGGTGATCGTGGAGGGCTCGGAGGAGCAGGGCACGGGCGGCCTGGAGCGGTACGCCGAGCAGCACCCGGAACTCCTCGCGGCGGACACGATCGTCATCGGTGACGCGGGCAACTTCCGGGCCGGCCTGCCGACCGTGACCAGCACCCTGCGCGGCACGATCCTGGTCCGGGTGCGCGTCGACACCCTGGCCGGCAATCTGCACTCGGGCCAGTTCGGGGGCGCCGCCCCGGACGCGCTGGGCGCGCTGATCCGGGCGCTGGACTCGCTGCGCGGCGAGGACGGCTCCACCACCATCGACGGCCTGGACGCCACGGCGCGGTGGGACGGCCTGGAGTACACCGAGGAGCAGTTCCGCGCGGACGCCAAGGTGCTGGACGGCGTCGGGCTGATCGGTGACGGCTCGGTCGCCGACCGCCTCTGGGCCCGCCCGGCGGTCACCGTGCTCGGCATCGACTGCCCGCCGGTGGTCGGCGCCACCCCGTCGGTGCAGGCCGGCGCCGGTGCCCTGGTCAACCTGCGGGTGCCGCCGGGCACGGACACGGCGGAGGCCACCAAGCTGCTCCAGGCGCACATAGAGGCGCACACCCCGTGGGGCGCCCGGGTCACCACCGAGCCGATCGGCCAGGGGCAGCCGTTCCGCGCCGACACCGCCAGCCCCGCCTACCGGGCGATGGCCGAGGCGATGGCGGTGGCCTACCCCGGCGAGACCATGCAGTACGCGGGTCAGGGCGGCACCATCCCGCTGTGCAACACCCTCGCCGCGTTGTACCCGCGGGCGGAGATCCTGCTCATCGGGCTGAGCGAGCCGGAGGCGCAGATCCACGCGGTCAACGAGAGCGTGTGCCCCGAGGAGCTGGAGCGGCTGTCCGTGGCCGAGGCGCAGTTCCTGCGCAATTACGCGGCGGGCTGA
- a CDS encoding MBL fold metallo-hydrolase codes for MDVIRLLPRLHLLRFPVGQAYLWCDDEELTLIDAGPAGAGRPIADAVTALGHDPGDVRRVVLTHFHEDHVGGAGEFAALSGAQVLAHHLDAPFVRGERPGPPPRMEEWERPLHAAALARMPPGPLVPPASLTELSDGDVLDFGGGARVVHVPGHTDGSIAVFLPAHGVLFTGDTVAAAPDDGTPIPGVFNLDRAQLLASIRRLADLGAQVACFGHGDPVLSGAAAVLRSLG; via the coding sequence ATGGACGTCATCCGACTGCTGCCCCGGCTGCACCTGTTGCGCTTTCCCGTCGGCCAGGCCTATCTCTGGTGCGACGACGAGGAGTTGACCCTGATCGACGCGGGCCCGGCCGGCGCCGGCCGGCCGATCGCCGACGCGGTCACCGCGCTGGGGCACGACCCCGGGGATGTACGACGCGTCGTGCTCACCCACTTCCACGAGGATCACGTCGGCGGAGCGGGCGAGTTCGCCGCGCTGAGCGGGGCCCAGGTACTGGCGCACCACCTGGACGCCCCGTTCGTCCGCGGGGAACGGCCGGGCCCGCCGCCGCGGATGGAGGAGTGGGAGCGGCCCCTGCACGCGGCGGCCCTCGCGCGGATGCCCCCGGGCCCTCTGGTGCCGCCGGCCTCGCTCACCGAGCTGTCCGACGGCGATGTGCTGGACTTCGGCGGTGGCGCCCGGGTGGTGCACGTCCCCGGGCACACGGACGGCAGCATCGCGGTGTTCCTGCCCGCGCACGGTGTGCTGTTCACCGGGGACACGGTGGCGGCGGCGCCGGACGACGGGACGCCGATCCCCGGGGTGTTCAACCTGGACCGGGCGCAGCTCCTGGCGTCCATACGCCGGTTGGCGGACCTGGGCGCACAGGTCGCGTGCTTCGGGCACGGCGACCCGGTGCTGTCCGGCGCCGCCGCCGTGCTCCGCTCGCTCGGCTAG
- a CDS encoding NUDIX hydrolase — MTVVWINGAFGAGKTTAARELIELIPNSALFDPEIIGGALTHLLPPKRLAEAGDFQDLPIWRRLVVDTAAAMLAELGGTLVVPMTLLRQEYRDEIFGGLAARRIPVHHLLLAPTETILRERIAGREIPPETPDGEIRVRQWSYDHLEPYRAALASWLTADAHPLDTSALTPYETAVRIAEAVGNGAVPACDIVQTPEPTAETLAAGVLLFDEHDRVLLVDPTYKPGWEFPGGVVERGEAPARAGMREVAEETGIQLREVPRLLVVDWERPAPPGYGGLRLLFDGGRLGPGEVSRVLLPGPELRAWRFATEQEAAAMLPPVRYERLRWALRARERGSALYLEAGVPVG, encoded by the coding sequence GTGACCGTCGTCTGGATCAACGGCGCGTTCGGTGCGGGGAAGACCACGGCCGCACGGGAACTGATCGAACTGATCCCGAACAGCGCGCTCTTCGACCCCGAGATCATCGGCGGGGCACTGACGCACCTGCTGCCGCCCAAGCGTCTCGCCGAGGCAGGCGACTTCCAGGACCTGCCGATCTGGCGCCGGCTCGTGGTCGACACGGCCGCCGCCATGCTAGCCGAGCTGGGCGGCACCCTCGTGGTGCCGATGACCCTGCTCCGCCAGGAGTACCGCGACGAGATCTTCGGCGGGCTCGCCGCCCGCCGCATTCCGGTGCACCATCTGCTCCTCGCCCCCACCGAAACGATCCTGCGGGAGCGGATAGCCGGCCGGGAGATCCCGCCCGAGACACCCGACGGCGAGATACGCGTCCGGCAGTGGTCCTACGACCACCTCGAGCCCTACCGCGCCGCCCTCGCCTCCTGGCTCACCGCCGACGCCCACCCGCTCGACACCAGCGCCCTCACCCCGTACGAGACCGCCGTCCGCATCGCCGAGGCCGTCGGCAACGGCGCCGTACCCGCCTGCGACATCGTGCAGACCCCGGAGCCGACCGCCGAGACGCTCGCCGCCGGGGTGCTGCTCTTCGACGAGCACGACCGGGTGCTGCTCGTCGACCCCACCTACAAGCCCGGCTGGGAGTTCCCCGGCGGCGTGGTGGAACGCGGCGAGGCGCCGGCCCGCGCCGGGATGCGCGAGGTCGCCGAGGAGACCGGGATACAGCTGCGCGAGGTGCCCCGGCTGCTGGTCGTGGACTGGGAACGCCCCGCCCCGCCCGGCTACGGCGGGCTGCGGCTGCTCTTCGACGGCGGCCGGCTGGGACCCGGTGAGGTGTCCCGGGTGCTGCTGCCCGGACCCGAGCTGCGTGCCTGGCGGTTCGCCACCGAGCAGGAGGCCGCCGCGATGCTGCCCCCGGTCCGCTACGAGCGGCTGCGCTGGGCGCTGCGCGCCCGGGAACGGGGCAGCGCGCTCTACCTGGAGGCGGGGGTGCCGGTCGGCTGA
- a CDS encoding NPCBM/NEW2 domain-containing protein, translating to MRHPHSRTTRFRVAGALSAGVLCATGLAAPALAAPATAPAAPTASASLDDGLALTPPMGFNNWNSTYCRAEFNEGMVKGIADLFVEKGLKKAGYQYVNLDDCWALPQRDANGRLVPDPVRFPNGIKAVADYVHARGLKLGIYTSAGTKTCDSVGLPGALGHEYEDARQFADWGVDYLKYDNCNNQGLDAKQRYRTMRDALKATGRPIVYSICEWGENKPWEWAADLGHLWRTTGDIKDNWPSVLSILKQNLPLARYAGPGHWNDPDMLEVGNGGMTDTEYRSHFSLWSIMAAPLLIGTDLRKASQATYDILGNTEVIAVDQDPLGKQGTVVSSAGGRWVVAKQMADGSRAVALFNESGTAQRIATSADAVGLPRADGYAVRDLWQHRTYNTAGTLAATVPAHGTVLLRVTADRHWAAYPPAVEVGLDSDLLLTAGTPVTLTSTVTDLGRTPARRVSVALTGPAGWDIRATSATSAAALRTGRTLRTGWRLTVPAGTPTGSYGLTLRASYRSPSGTPVTSTVPLTASVVVPPPSGTSYLSDLPWMSAANGFGPVERDTSNGESAAGDGRPLTIGGTVYAKGLGVHARGDIAFYTGGACEKVTASVGVDDEKGTKGSVTFEILADNTRAAASGVLTNAMPAQSLTADITGAQVIRLVVTDGGDNTDSDHADWADARLSC from the coding sequence ATGCGTCACCCTCACAGCCGAACGACCCGTTTCAGAGTGGCCGGAGCGCTCAGCGCAGGAGTGCTGTGCGCGACGGGCCTCGCCGCCCCCGCCCTGGCGGCCCCCGCCACGGCCCCGGCGGCGCCGACCGCGTCCGCGTCCCTGGACGACGGCCTCGCCCTCACCCCGCCGATGGGCTTCAACAACTGGAACTCCACCTACTGCCGGGCGGAGTTCAACGAAGGCATGGTCAAGGGCATCGCGGACCTCTTCGTGGAGAAGGGCCTGAAGAAGGCCGGCTACCAGTACGTCAACCTGGACGACTGCTGGGCCCTGCCCCAGCGCGACGCGAACGGCCGGCTGGTGCCCGACCCGGTGCGCTTCCCGAACGGCATCAAGGCGGTCGCGGACTACGTCCACGCCAGGGGCCTCAAACTCGGCATCTACACCAGCGCCGGCACCAAGACCTGTGACAGCGTGGGCCTTCCGGGCGCCCTGGGCCACGAGTACGAGGACGCACGGCAGTTCGCCGACTGGGGCGTGGACTACCTGAAGTACGACAATTGCAACAACCAGGGCCTGGACGCCAAGCAGCGCTACCGGACCATGCGCGACGCGCTCAAGGCGACCGGCCGGCCCATCGTCTACAGCATCTGCGAATGGGGCGAGAACAAGCCCTGGGAGTGGGCCGCGGACCTCGGCCACCTGTGGCGGACCACCGGCGACATCAAGGACAACTGGCCCTCGGTGCTGTCGATCCTGAAGCAGAACCTCCCCCTCGCCCGGTACGCCGGTCCCGGCCACTGGAACGACCCCGACATGCTGGAGGTCGGCAACGGCGGCATGACGGACACCGAGTACCGCTCGCACTTCTCCCTCTGGTCGATCATGGCCGCGCCGCTGCTCATCGGCACCGACCTGCGCAAGGCCTCCCAGGCGACCTACGACATCCTGGGCAACACCGAGGTCATCGCCGTCGACCAGGACCCGCTCGGCAAACAGGGCACGGTCGTCTCCTCCGCGGGCGGGCGCTGGGTCGTCGCCAAGCAGATGGCGGACGGCAGCCGCGCGGTGGCCCTCTTCAACGAGTCCGGCACCGCCCAGCGGATCGCCACCAGCGCCGACGCGGTCGGCCTGCCCCGCGCCGACGGCTACGCCGTACGCGACCTGTGGCAGCACCGCACCTACAACACCGCCGGCACCCTCGCCGCCACCGTTCCCGCCCACGGCACGGTCCTGCTGCGCGTCACGGCCGACCGGCACTGGGCCGCGTATCCGCCCGCCGTCGAAGTGGGCCTGGACAGCGACCTGTTGCTGACGGCCGGCACCCCGGTCACCCTCACCAGCACCGTCACCGACCTGGGGCGCACGCCCGCGCGCCGCGTGTCCGTGGCGCTGACCGGCCCGGCCGGCTGGGACATACGGGCCACCTCCGCGACCTCGGCCGCCGCCCTCCGCACCGGTCGGACGCTGCGCACCGGCTGGCGGCTGACCGTCCCCGCCGGCACCCCGACCGGCTCTTACGGCCTCACCCTGCGCGCGAGTTACCGGTCGCCGTCCGGCACGCCGGTCACCAGCACGGTGCCGCTGACCGCGTCCGTGGTCGTACCGCCGCCGTCCGGGACGTCGTACCTCAGCGACCTGCCGTGGATGTCGGCCGCCAACGGCTTCGGGCCCGTGGAGCGCGACACCAGCAACGGCGAGAGCGCGGCGGGTGACGGCCGCCCGCTCACCATCGGCGGCACGGTGTACGCCAAGGGGCTCGGCGTGCACGCGCGCGGCGACATCGCCTTCTACACCGGCGGGGCCTGCGAGAAGGTCACCGCGTCGGTCGGCGTGGACGACGAGAAGGGCACCAAGGGCAGCGTCACCTTCGAGATCCTGGCGGACAACACCCGGGCCGCCGCCTCCGGCGTCCTCACCAACGCGATGCCCGCCCAGTCGCTCACCGCCGACATCACCGGCGCGCAGGTGATCCGGCTCGTCGTCACCGACGGCGGCGACAACACCGACTCCGACCACGCGGACTGGGCGGACGCCCGCCTGAGCTGCTGA
- a CDS encoding GNAT family N-acetyltransferase, with protein sequence MHVPTMAARHGGWVRSERRDVAEHALFRRGMPFFLRRADERIAGVLCRLEGDVLVIRLAGVLEGDPGHYRDGAQLVLYHLVMRWATEEGIAHAELSGSRPFISEGLYAFKRKFRPRIVVPRTHFARKHPVLIPRQDTLEVRNFLYDHPAITIDPAGELHVTYLYDRDRPPRMDLPWDCSGITGAHELHLDDLLAGLPRPDAHDGR encoded by the coding sequence ATGCACGTCCCCACCATGGCCGCCCGGCACGGCGGCTGGGTGCGCAGCGAGCGGCGTGACGTGGCGGAACACGCGCTGTTTCGCCGCGGGATGCCGTTCTTCCTCCGCAGGGCGGACGAGCGAATCGCCGGTGTGCTGTGCCGTCTCGAAGGGGACGTGCTCGTGATACGGCTCGCCGGCGTCCTCGAAGGCGATCCGGGGCATTACCGGGACGGGGCACAGCTCGTCCTCTACCACCTGGTCATGCGGTGGGCGACCGAGGAGGGCATCGCCCACGCAGAACTGTCGGGGTCACGGCCGTTCATCAGCGAGGGCCTGTACGCCTTCAAGCGCAAGTTCCGCCCGCGGATAGTCGTGCCGCGCACCCACTTCGCCCGCAAGCATCCGGTGCTGATCCCACGTCAGGACACTTTGGAGGTGCGCAACTTCCTGTATGACCATCCCGCCATCACCATCGATCCGGCGGGGGAACTGCACGTCACCTACCTCTACGACCGTGATAGGCCACCCCGTATGGACCTGCCGTGGGACTGCTCCGGCATCACGGGGGCACACGAGTTGCACTTGGACGACCTGCTCGCGGGTCTGCCCAGGCCCGACGCACATGACGGGAGGTGA
- a CDS encoding MFS transporter, which translates to MRTRPTATPNRRGGSTSPLRVLAAGQAITSAGDGAWLTVWTIYLTRFGGLSASEFAVGATAGGALALLIGVPLGRLADRLGPRRILVALTLVSGIALAAFLGVRNFWTFLPVALVANACDKARVGVFQVYVMGLAGRRERVAALGKQQAARSVGFTLGGALGGVVLALGSLPAFVVLILANFTTNILYAVILLRLPPTVPPARDSAHRSTRVLRDVPFVSIAVAGGVLTLGWSLLSTGVPLWMTHHTDVPPWTAGALVVLNGVLVALLQARAARADNSRRTATRKVLSSAVVLGVACVLFALTGVVHGRVAVLVALVAGCVHAGEEVIFVAAFWGLSVALMPEDAAGEYQSVASVGTAAASVLAPLVVVPLVVGVGATGWVLLAGVFVLAGAATVPLSAWAAGRPSHQETAHTAVENPDGPPRPSAGAC; encoded by the coding sequence ATGCGCACACGACCGACGGCGACGCCGAACCGCCGTGGAGGCTCGACGTCGCCGCTGCGTGTCCTGGCGGCCGGTCAGGCGATCACCTCGGCCGGTGACGGCGCCTGGCTCACGGTGTGGACGATCTACCTCACCCGGTTCGGTGGGCTGAGCGCCTCCGAGTTCGCCGTCGGCGCGACCGCTGGGGGCGCCCTGGCACTTCTCATCGGCGTCCCCCTGGGACGTCTGGCGGACCGGCTCGGGCCCCGGCGCATCCTGGTCGCTCTCACCCTCGTCAGCGGTATCGCCCTGGCCGCCTTCCTCGGCGTCAGGAACTTCTGGACGTTCCTGCCCGTGGCCCTGGTGGCCAACGCCTGCGACAAGGCCCGTGTGGGTGTCTTCCAGGTCTACGTCATGGGACTGGCCGGCCGCCGTGAACGTGTCGCGGCACTCGGCAAGCAGCAGGCGGCACGCTCCGTCGGCTTCACCCTCGGCGGTGCCCTGGGCGGTGTCGTCCTCGCCTTGGGCTCGCTGCCCGCCTTCGTCGTCCTCATCCTGGCGAACTTCACCACCAACATCCTCTACGCCGTCATACTGCTGCGCCTGCCCCCGACCGTGCCCCCGGCCCGTGACAGCGCGCACCGGAGCACACGTGTCCTGAGGGACGTGCCCTTCGTCAGCATCGCCGTGGCCGGCGGTGTGCTGACCCTGGGCTGGTCGCTGCTGTCCACCGGAGTGCCCCTGTGGATGACGCATCACACCGATGTGCCGCCGTGGACGGCCGGCGCCCTCGTCGTACTGAACGGTGTCCTGGTCGCCCTCCTACAGGCCAGGGCGGCACGCGCGGACAACTCCCGCCGGACCGCCACGCGCAAGGTCCTCTCGTCCGCCGTCGTCCTCGGCGTCGCCTGCGTCCTGTTCGCGCTCACCGGCGTCGTCCACGGCCGCGTGGCCGTGCTGGTCGCACTGGTCGCCGGCTGCGTCCACGCGGGGGAGGAGGTGATCTTTGTGGCGGCCTTCTGGGGTCTGTCGGTCGCCCTGATGCCCGAGGACGCCGCAGGCGAGTACCAGTCGGTGGCAAGCGTCGGCACGGCCGCCGCCAGTGTCCTGGCGCCCCTGGTCGTCGTGCCGCTCGTGGTCGGCGTCGGAGCGACCGGGTGGGTGCTGCTGGCCGGAGTGTTCGTGCTGGCCGGAGCCGCGACCGTGCCTCTGTCCGCATGGGCCGCCGGTAGACCGTCGCACCAGGAGACCGCCCACACTGCGGTGGAGAACCCCGACGGCCCGCCACGTCCATCGGCGGGGGCCTGCTGA
- a CDS encoding ABC transporter ATP-binding protein, which yields MHLASGPAVAAAELEDVSKTYPGGGGTPALRGVSARFAAGSFSAVMGPSGSGKSTLLNCAAGLERPSAGRVRLAGEDIGALREPALTRARRRRAGFVFQSFNLVPALSVWQNVLLPQRLAGMRPDRAWAGEVLERVGLAGHRHARPDQLSGGQQQRVAVARALAGRPEVVFADEPTGALDLSAGHEVLTLLREAVDQLGQTVVMVTHDPAAAAWADRVLFLADGVVHSHLERASAAEVAAVMTELSAR from the coding sequence ATGCACCTTGCGAGTGGTCCGGCCGTTGCCGCGGCGGAGCTGGAAGACGTATCGAAGACCTACCCGGGCGGTGGGGGAACGCCTGCGTTGCGGGGAGTGAGCGCGCGTTTCGCGGCGGGTTCGTTCTCTGCGGTGATGGGCCCGTCAGGGTCGGGGAAGTCGACGTTGCTGAACTGTGCGGCCGGTCTGGAGCGGCCCAGTGCGGGTCGGGTACGGCTGGCGGGTGAGGACATCGGCGCGCTGCGGGAGCCTGCGCTGACCCGTGCCCGGCGGCGCCGGGCGGGTTTTGTGTTCCAGTCGTTCAACCTGGTTCCGGCATTGTCGGTGTGGCAGAACGTGCTGTTGCCGCAGCGGCTGGCCGGGATGCGGCCGGACCGGGCCTGGGCGGGCGAGGTCCTGGAGCGGGTGGGGCTGGCAGGACATCGGCACGCACGTCCGGATCAGCTGTCGGGCGGTCAGCAGCAGCGAGTGGCGGTGGCCAGGGCGCTTGCGGGGCGACCGGAGGTGGTTTTTGCCGACGAGCCGACCGGGGCTCTGGATCTGTCCGCAGGGCACGAGGTGCTCACCTTGTTGAGGGAGGCCGTGGACCAGTTGGGGCAGACCGTGGTGATGGTCACGCACGACCCGGCGGCCGCCGCGTGGGCGGACCGGGTGCTCTTCCTCGCCGACGGCGTGGTCCACTCGCATCTGGAGCGTGCCTCGGCCGCCGAGGTCGCCGCCGTCATGACTGAGCTGAGCGCCCGATGA